The Streptomyces sp. NBC_00236 DNA window CGGACGGCCGCGACGAAATCGGCCTGCTCTTCGGTGAGGCGACTGCCCATCAGGTCCTCCGTGGTCCGTATGCGTGATACGAAGTTATGGTAAGCGTTTCATTATCTCTACGGGAAGGGTTCGCCGGTATCGTGAGGGTCATGAGAACTGACACGAACGACCCGGGGCTCACCCGGGCCATCGCCCAGCCGGAGACGGAGGACCGTACGGCGCTGCGGATCCTCGACGCCGCACTGGAGCAGTTCACCCTTCTGGGCCTGCGCCGCTCCTCCGTGGACGATGTCGCCAAGCGCGCCGGGGTCTCCCGCGTCACCGTCTTCAGGCGGTTCCAGACGAAGGACAACCTGGTCGAGGCGACCCTGCTGCGCGAGCTCGACCGGTTCTTCCAGCGGCTGGACGCGGCGGTGGCGGCGCTGCCGACCATGGAGGAGCGGGTCGTCGAGGGCTTCGTGGTGGCCCTGCGCCACACCAGGGCCCATCCGCTCTTCGGTGGCCTGCTGCGTCTCGAACCCGAGGTCGTGCTGCCCTATCTGACCGTGCAGGGCGGTTTCTCGCTCTCCGCCACGGTCACCTACCTGACGGGCCACCTGCGCCGCGCCCAGCAGGCCGAGGGTCGCCGTGACGAGGACCCGCAGCCGGTCGCCGAGCTCATGGTGCGCGTCGCCGTCTCGTTCCTCCTCAACCCCGCAAGCTGCATCGAGATGGACGACGAGGACCAGGCCCGGGCCTTCGCCCGCCGCTACCTGGCACCGCTGCTGGACGCCTGACCGGCCGGACCCGCGCGGAGGGTCCGGCCGGCGGGGCGCAGCCGTTCAACGGCGTCGGTGCAGTGCCCGGGCCAGCCGCACCGCGCGCTCCCGCGTGGCGGCCGGAACGTCGAAGGAGGTCAGCGCGATCGGCGGGGTGAACCGCTGCACCGTGGTCGACTGCACGGAGGTGAAGGAACGCAGTCCTTCCTCGCCGTGGAGCCGCCCGAAGCCGGAGTCCTGCGAACCGCCGAACGGCAGCGCCGGCACCGCCGCGAAGCCCAGCACCGAGTTCACCGACACCGCCCCCGCGCGCAGCCGCGCCGCGATCGCCGCACCGGCGCGTCCGCTGCGGCAGAACACCGCGGCTCCCAGGGCGTAACGCGAGGCGTTCGCCCGCTCCACCGCCTCGTCCACGTCGGCCACCGCGTTGACCACCACGACCGGCCCGAAGGTCTCCTCCGTCATCGCCGCCGCGTCCTCCGGAACGCCGGTCAGCACGACCGGCGCGACGTACGGGGCGCGAATCGACTCGGGCCCGCCCAGCAGGGCACGCGCACCCGCCGAGACCGCACCGGTCACATGACGTTCGACGATCGCGACCTGGCCCGGCAGCGTCATCGGGCCGTACGCGGCGTCCGCCTCGGCGCCCGGCCGCAGCGCCTCGGCCCGCTTGACCACCCGTTCGCACAGCGCCGCGTGGATCTCACGCACCGCATAGACGCGCTCGACCCCCGCGCAGGTCTGGCCCGCGTTGCTCAGCGCACCCCACACGATCGCATCCGCCGCCGCGTCGAGGTCCGCGTCCGCGGTGACGATCACCGCGTCCTTCCCGCCGCACTCGGCGAGGAACGGCGTCAGCGTCTCGGCGCAGACCGCCATCACCTTGCGAGCGGTCCCCGGCGAACCGGTGAACGCCAGCTTGTCGACCCCGGACCGGGCCAGAGCATCCCCGGTGGACGCCGCTCCGGTGACGGTGGTGAGCAGCCCGGCGTGCTCGGGCACGGCGGCGTCGAAGAGCCCGGCCAGCAGGACGCCGGTGCCCGGGGTCAGCTCGGACGGCTTGAAGACCACGGCGTTTCCTGCGGCCAGCGCGTAGCCGATGGAGCCCATCGGGGTGTACAGGGGGTAGTTCCAGGGGCCGATCACGCCGATCACGCCCAGCGGCCGGTGCACCAGCGAGGCCCGCTGGTGGACGGTGAACAGTCCGGTGCCCGCCTTCCTCCGGCGCAGCACGCGTCCGGCGTTGCGCGCGGCCCAGGCCAGGTGCTCCAGCGTGAGGACGACCTCCAGTGCGGCGTCGCCGGCCGGCTTGCCGGTCTCCTCGGCGATGGTGCGGGCCACCGCGTCCAGGTCGGTGGCGATGGCCTTCTTCCAGCGCAACAGGTGGTCACGGCGCCGGGACGCGGGCAGTGCCGCCCAGCCGGCCTGGGCGGCCCGGGCCCGGGCCGTGGCGCGGGAGACCTCTTCCGGCCCGT harbors:
- a CDS encoding TetR/AcrR family transcriptional regulator; this translates as MRTDTNDPGLTRAIAQPETEDRTALRILDAALEQFTLLGLRRSSVDDVAKRAGVSRVTVFRRFQTKDNLVEATLLRELDRFFQRLDAAVAALPTMEERVVEGFVVALRHTRAHPLFGGLLRLEPEVVLPYLTVQGGFSLSATVTYLTGHLRRAQQAEGRRDEDPQPVAELMVRVAVSFLLNPASCIEMDDEDQARAFARRYLAPLLDA
- a CDS encoding aldehyde dehydrogenase family protein, which encodes MPDTTPVAAPSVATFTTHSPATGEPIAEHPLNGPEEVSRATARARAAQAGWAALPASRRRDHLLRWKKAIATDLDAVARTIAEETGKPAGDAALEVVLTLEHLAWAARNAGRVLRRRKAGTGLFTVHQRASLVHRPLGVIGVIGPWNYPLYTPMGSIGYALAAGNAVVFKPSELTPGTGVLLAGLFDAAVPEHAGLLTTVTGAASTGDALARSGVDKLAFTGSPGTARKVMAVCAETLTPFLAECGGKDAVIVTADADLDAAADAIVWGALSNAGQTCAGVERVYAVREIHAALCERVVKRAEALRPGAEADAAYGPMTLPGQVAIVERHVTGAVSAGARALLGGPESIRAPYVAPVVLTGVPEDAAAMTEETFGPVVVVNAVADVDEAVERANASRYALGAAVFCRSGRAGAAIAARLRAGAVSVNSVLGFAAVPALPFGGSQDSGFGRLHGEEGLRSFTSVQSTTVQRFTPPIALTSFDVPAATRERAVRLARALHRRR